The proteins below are encoded in one region of Bremerella sp. P1:
- the dapA gene encoding 4-hydroxy-tetrahydrodipicolinate synthase: protein MTRKGSDFAGVSVAITTPFKGDLVDYDLLKQQVEFQIEAGVNCLCPVGTTGESPTLSHDEHERVISVVIETVAGRAKVMPGTGSNSTHEALKLTRWAAAEGADAALVVAPYYNKPTQEGFYQHFKALAEDSSIPICVYNIPGRTGKNIEPETIARLSELSQIQLVKEATGSMDQASQTLELTNLTLLSGDDSMTLPLMSIGGEGVISVVGNIVPQDMLQLVKAAAEGNYAEAQKMHFKLFTLCREMLGLSTNPIPIKGAMKMLGRDSGELRLPMTPLCENGEKRLAQVLTDYGLL from the coding sequence ATGACTCGCAAAGGTAGCGACTTCGCAGGCGTATCGGTAGCAATCACGACTCCTTTCAAGGGAGACCTGGTGGACTACGACTTGCTGAAACAACAGGTCGAATTCCAGATTGAAGCAGGCGTGAACTGCCTTTGCCCGGTCGGAACCACGGGTGAATCGCCGACCCTCTCACACGATGAGCACGAACGCGTCATCAGCGTGGTAATCGAAACGGTTGCAGGTCGTGCGAAGGTGATGCCTGGGACCGGCTCGAACAGCACCCACGAAGCTCTGAAGCTAACCCGTTGGGCTGCTGCTGAGGGCGCGGACGCCGCTTTGGTGGTCGCTCCTTACTACAACAAGCCAACCCAAGAAGGCTTCTACCAGCACTTCAAGGCCCTGGCCGAAGACTCGTCGATTCCGATCTGCGTCTACAATATTCCAGGTCGAACCGGCAAGAACATCGAACCCGAAACGATTGCCCGGCTGTCCGAGCTTTCGCAGATTCAGCTGGTCAAAGAAGCTACCGGCTCGATGGATCAGGCATCGCAGACGCTGGAATTAACCAACCTGACGCTTCTCAGTGGCGACGACAGCATGACTCTTCCGCTGATGTCGATTGGCGGCGAAGGGGTGATTTCGGTGGTCGGAAACATCGTTCCTCAGGACATGCTCCAGCTGGTTAAGGCCGCCGCTGAAGGTAACTACGCCGAAGCTCAGAAGATGCACTTCAAGCTGTTCACGCTTTGTCGCGAAATGCTTGGTCTTTCGACCAACCCGATTCCAATCAAGGGCGCGATGAAAATGCTGGGCCGCGACTCAGGCGAATTGCGTCTACCGATGACGCCGCTGTGCGAGAACGGCGAAAAGCGTCTGGCCCAGGTGCTGACCGATTACGGCTTGCTCTAA
- a CDS encoding pyridoxine 5'-phosphate synthase: MPHLGVNIDHVATIRQARNTNEPDPVWAAALSELGGADCITLHLREDRRHIQDRDLEVMRQTVKVKLNLELAAEADVVSIACRVKPDQVTLVPERREEVTTEGGLDVVTHEAAITRAIDQFREAGISVSLFLDPEPKQIDMAAKLKVDAVELHTGQYALTSGREQQKELTRLSIAGEQIHKAGMQLLAGHGLTYTNVQPIAQIPEMAELNIGHSIVSRAVFVGFRDAVAEMKRLITL, encoded by the coding sequence ATGCCTCATTTGGGCGTTAATATCGATCACGTTGCCACGATTCGCCAGGCTCGCAATACGAATGAACCTGACCCGGTTTGGGCCGCGGCTCTGTCCGAATTGGGGGGCGCTGACTGTATCACGCTTCACCTGCGAGAAGATCGTCGCCATATTCAGGATCGCGATCTGGAAGTCATGCGGCAGACGGTCAAAGTGAAACTGAACCTGGAATTGGCCGCGGAAGCCGATGTGGTTTCGATTGCCTGTCGCGTGAAACCAGATCAGGTGACCCTGGTGCCGGAACGCCGCGAAGAAGTCACCACCGAAGGTGGCCTGGATGTCGTCACCCACGAAGCAGCGATCACCCGGGCGATCGACCAGTTCCGCGAAGCCGGCATTTCGGTCAGTCTGTTTCTCGACCCGGAACCGAAGCAGATCGACATGGCGGCCAAGCTGAAAGTTGACGCGGTCGAACTACATACGGGGCAGTATGCTCTTACCAGCGGGCGTGAACAGCAAAAAGAACTAACCCGCCTCTCCATCGCCGGGGAACAGATCCACAAGGCGGGCATGCAACTGTTGGCCGGGCATGGGCTGACTTATACGAATGTTCAGCCAATTGCACAGATCCCCGAAATGGCCGAACTTAATATTGGCCACAGCATTGTTTCGCGGGCCGTTTTCGTCGGTTTTCGCGACGCGGTGGCCGAAATGAAACGGCTGATCACGCTCTAG